The DNA segment CTTGCATATATTACACGGTATCCCATGCGCTTATCTCAACTCTATTATTTCTATCATACGGTTCAGTCGAGTACACCACAGGTAAAACAGATGTAAACCAAGTTGGAAACCTATACCAGTATATGCCTTTAACAGCGATCGGCGCGATTGTAAGCGTCATCGCTATAGGAGGCATGCCGCTTCTAAGCGAGTTCATAGGGAAATATCTTATCATAAACACGGCTTTAAACGCTGGTTCACCTTTCTTTATAATGACTATGTTCATAGGAGCCGCTTTACACATCGTCATAGCGCTACGCTTAGTCAACGCAGTCTTCCTATCAGCTTCTTTCAAACCTGAAGCTAAGATAGTTTTCAAAGACCCGCCTCAAACTATGACGACACCTATACTCATAGTAACAGCTACAATATTCGCTTTAGGCGTTCTACCCACATTATTCTTAAACACCGTAATTAAAAACGCGATAATCCAAGCAGGCTTATCTTACACGACATTAGAGAACATTGAATTAATCCTCACAGGCTCAGGCGGCTTAACATATATAGTTATAGCGGTTTCAGCTTTAAGCATCGCCGGAATGGTAGCGTATATAATATTAGTGGGCGGTAGAAGAAAGGAACCTAGAAGAAAAAGCTTGGAAGCTGAGAAACCCTTCATAGGAGGAGAAGACGTCACCGCTATTAAAACCGTTTACACAGAGCAATACTATTATTATATAATCGATTTACTTAAACTAGAGAAAACCGCTCGCGTAATCGACGTAGATAAATTATTCGATAAAATCGCTAAAACATTAGATAAAATATGCATTAAAGCTTTGAAGCTAGATGTAGGCGCTTATTTGAAAGCGTTATTAATGTTTCTAGCAGGTTCCTTGATCATAACCTTAATCGCTTTAATAATTTAATCACATGTCAAAAACGTATACGCGATGAGATAGGAGAAGAGAAGGCTGATTTAGAATGTTAATACCGCAATTAATATTATTAGCGTTCGCCGCCTGCGTGACAGTTATCGGAGTAAGCGTTAAAGATAATATGTTAAGTTTGAAAATACTATCAATTCAAGCTTTTACATTAATAGCTGTGAATCTAGCATACTACGCTCAGAGAATAATAGAAGCCTCGTACACTCCTTCAAGCGAAGATATTGCAAGTATAATATTAGAGATACTGGTAACCGTTATCATAGTACCGTTAATAATAAGAGTTGTTAAAAACAGTCTAGTTAGAGAGAGAATCGGTTTTAACACCCCCCCTCTCATAGAATTCAAGAGAAACCTACCGATTTTAGCAGCGTTTAACATAGGCTACCTAATCTTCGCAATATATTTAGCTTATTATAATATTATTCCAAGCGTGCTACAGCTTCTACCGTTAACACTGCTCGTCTTCTTAAACAGTGTGGTAGGCATGATCGTTAACAAGGATAGTGTTAAAATTATCATAGCTTTAAACATGGCTTTCAACGCGTTCACACCGCTTCTATCAAATCTACCCTTAACCTACGTCATATTAGAGTTAACATCTCTTATCTTAGTGAATATTATCGCTGTTTTTATAATAGTTCAAATGATTGAAAAATATAAGACGATAAATGTTTCAGAGTGGAGTGTAAACTATGATTGAAGTATTACTAGTAGTGTGTTTCTTCACACCTTTAATAGCCGCAGTTATAGTTACACCGCTGCAGTCAGCTTGGAGTAAAAGTTATAAAGTAGTTCTCTTAGCCGCTACATTCATCTCATTAATAGTTAGCATACTCATGATACCCTCAGTTATATTACAGTCAACTATTATACAACATCCACTATTACCTATGAACGTTAAACCTGAAAATATGAGTATTCTACTCTCTATAACGATTGTAGCTTTCCTCTCCTCTCTATATAATTTCGCAGCTGAAAAAGGAGGCCGCCTCTCTCCACACGTTTACAGCATATTCATACTACTATTACTAGGCGTGATGTTAGGGTTAATCTTATTCTATGATATTGTAATCCTGTATATATTAGTTGAAACCACGATAGGTGTAACTGTTATTTTAGTAACTCACACTCAAGGTAAATTCGCTTTACAAGCCGCTTTCAAATACCTTATCATCACCGCGATAAGCGCTATACTATTCTTAGCAGGTGTAATAATATTATTCAATTTAACAGGAGACTTCTCAATATATAGTTTATATGATAAAGCCGCCGCGCTTCAAGCTAACCCTAAGCTATCCACGCTAGCTGTGGCTTTAATAGTAGCTGGTTTAGGAGCTGATATAGGTATAGTACCGTTTCACGGATGGCTCCCAGACGCGGTTCCAGCTTCACCGGATACAGTGAACAGCTATGTATCAGTTGAAGGAGTCCCATTATTCTACGCTTTGTATAAAATAGCGGAGCCTGTTTACTTAGCTTACTCGACACCTTACATGATTGGTTTACTTATCTCGGTGGGCGTCGCCTCAATACTTTTAGGGAATTTAACAGCCTACCGGCAGAAAGACTATATGAGAATGATCGCTTACTCTTGCATAGACATCTACGGGCATACAGCGCTCATCTTAGGGTTATTCAGCCCGGCGGCTTACACCGCAGGCTTCTTCTACCTGATAAACGCTTCTATAATTAAAATGTGCTTATTTCAAAATCTAGGAGTGGTTACAAGACTCTCAAACACCACGAACATGGATCAGCTTAGCGGTTTAGCTAGAAGATTAAAGAAAACCTCTTACATATATTTAGCGGGCTTGATATCTATTACAGGCATCCCGCCCTTCGCAGGGTTCTACGGTAAATTTCTAGTATATAATACTCTCTACTCGTTTATAGCTTACTCAAATATTATTCTAGCAGCTTTCACCGTAGCCGGATTAGCCGCTGTTTCACTGGTGACGTTAGCCTACTATGTAAACTCTTATCATAGAATATTCTTAGGAGCCCTGGAGAAACCTGTTTTAAATGTAAGTGAACCTCACATATTAATGTGGCTTCCAGCCGCTATAGGCGTAGCGTTATCTCTGATAATAGGTTTACAGCCTCAAATACTATTAGCTGGTTTAACTTAATTATTTAAGCAGCTGCATCATACGCCGCCCGTTCTCTAACATGCCTTGATCGTTATTGAAGAAAACGTAGACGCGCCTCGGGTTTAAATCCATTATTTTACTTGCAACCTCTCGAAGCTCATCTTCACTGTAATAATGCTTATACCAGGCGCTTCTCCCATGCATTCGAACATAAACTATATCATTCACTTTATAAACGTTTAAAGGAAGCTTAGGGGAATCCACGCTGACGAAGACCACGCCTAATCTCTCAGCCCAATCCAGGTATTCGTCGCTAAACCATTCAACGTTTCTAGCCTCTAAAGCTATTCGAGTAGTTAAACCCGTGTTCTTGAAGAACTCTTCGACCAAGTTTAGTGAAGCCGGTGTTATAGAGGGTGGTAGTTGGAAAAGATAGAAGTCTATTAAAGAGTCTAGTGGCTTAAATATCTCTGTGAAGCGCTGCCAGAATTCTAAACTATCACCGCCAAACTTGTAAACATGGGTTATCATCCTGTTAACTTTGATAATCCATCTAAGCTTTCCCCCTTTAACACTCCAAGAGCGAATCATGTTTTCGAAGGGTAAACGGTAAAAGCTCATATTCAACTCTACAGCGTTAAAACCGGATTCTCGAATATACCAGTCTAAGCCGCCTTTATTCCAGGGGTAAGCCCAACCTGAAGTTCCTACAAACACTTCCATACTATAAAATTATTAGAAACCTTGAATTTAATCTTTCTTTAACTATTCTAAAACTCCAATAACCTTATATTAAAATAGGCTTTAACATATCAAAGTCACAGATTTATAGTGGTATCTATGAATATAACCGGTAAAGCGCGTGCTAAATCACCTTGGCTTTTTCACTTAAATACGGGTTCATGCAACGGCTGCGATATCGAGATATTAGCGGCTTTAACACCTAGATACGATGTTGAACGATTAGGTTGTGTTTTAGTAGGGTCCATAAGACACGCGGATATACTGTTAGTGACAGGGCCTGTTACCAGTCAAATGCATGAGAGAGTGAAGAGAATATATGAGCAGATGCCGGAGCCTAAAGCTGTTGTCGTGGTAGGTTCATGCGCTTTATCCGGTGGAGTGTACACGGGCAGCCCCTCAGTGGAAGGCCCTGTCGACAAGTTTATTCCAGTAGACGCTTATGTAGCAGGATGCCCGCCTAGACCTGAAGCCATAGTTAAAGGAATCTTGGAAGCGCTTCGAAAATTCAGGTGAAAAAGCTTGGAGAAGAAAACATTCGAATACGAGTATTCGAGGCTTATTCTACCTGTGGGGCCGGTTCACCCCGCTTTAAAGGAGCCTGTAAACTTAAATGTAACCGTGGTGAACGAGCAGATAGTCGACGTTAACTTAAAGTTTAACTATATATATCGTGGTATAGAGTATTTAGCTGAGAGGAGGAACATCGCCCAGACTATTTACTTAGTTGAGAGAATATGCGGTTTATGCTCTCAAGCTCATACTTTAACTTTCATTCAAGCCGTCGAAGAGATAGCTGGCATCCAGCCTCCTATGAGAGCTGAGTTAATTCGAGTTATATGCGCGGAGCTTGAGAGAATCCACAGCCACATGCTTCTAATAGGGGTAGTCGCCTATGATATAGGATTAGACACCTTATTCATGTACGCTTTTAAATCAAGAGAGACCGTGATGGATTTACTGGAGATGATTTCAGGTAAGAGAGTCCACCACGATTTGAATACTATAGGCGGAGTCCGATTCGACATAGATAAACCTTTAAGTGAAAGAATCGTTAAAGGATTAAACACTATCGAAGAGAATAATAAATATATTTCTAATATTTTAGCGGATGCAACCGTTGAAAACAGGTTGAAAGGAGTAGGAGTCTTATCGAAGCGGGTTGCTGAGGAGCTCTCTGTAGTAGGGCCTACCGCGCGCGGTTCAGGCATACGCAGAGACGTCAGGTTTAACCGACCCTACTCAGCTTACAGAGATTTCAAGAACAGTTTTAAAATGATAGTATTAGATGGATGCGATTCTCTGAGCAGAGTTATGATCAGGGTGCTAGAAATATTTGAATCGATAAATTTAATTAAAACGCTTTTAGATCAGCTACCTGAAGGCCATATAAGAGTTGAAGATAAAATTCTTAAAATCATTAAAAAAATACCTGAAGGAGAGGCTTTCTCAATTATTGAAGCCCCTCGCGGTCAACTATCACACTACGTTAAAACGAACGGTAAAGAAGGTTTAAAAAGACTCTCAGTTAGAACACCTACAATCCCGAATATACTCGCCGTGAAATCTATGTTAATGCACAGGGAGATAGCGGATATACCTGTAGTCTTCTCCTCTATTGATCCATGCATAAGCTGCGCTAACCGTGTAACCGTCACAGACTCAGCTACTAATCAAACTAGAATAGTAGATTTAAACAAGCTTAGAGGTGTCTAGAATAGTTGAGTTAACCAATATAATCATAGTAGCGGCTGTAATACCTTTAATGCTTTTAATAAGTTTACTAGCGGAAGGGGTGGATAGAAAAATCTACGCTCGAATGCAGCGGAGAATCGGGCCTCCTGTAATTCAACCAATATATGATATTATTAAACTAGCTGGGAAAGAGAGGATAATACCGGTTACAGCTAAGAAAGCGGTTTTCATATCAACCCCTTACATCGCATTCCTATTCTCTTCAACCGCTTTAGCTATACCCGTCGCCACTTTAATATTAGGTGTAAGCATTCCAGGCGACTTAATATTATTAGCTTATATGACTGTTACAGTGGCTTTAATGTTCATCGTAGCAGGCGCTGTTTCAGGTAACCCTTACAGCTCAATCGGAATGTCGCGGAGCATTATAATGATGCTAGCTTATGAAATACCGGTTTTAGCTAGTCTGATAATAGTCGCTGTGAAAGCTGGTTTAACGCTCAGCTTATTCAATATTATAACCATACAAGTTGAAGCCGGAGCCCCGTTAGCTTTCATTTATCCGAGCATTATTCTAACAGCAGCTGTATTCTTATTCTGTATGCCGGCTGCAGCTGAAGCTCAACCCTTCGATATACCCGCCGCGAAAACAGAGATCATACACGGCGTTCTAACAGAGTACACAGGATTATATCTAGCCTTATTTAAGTTAGCTAAAGCCAACCATATAATGTTTCTGAATATTTTAACCGTGTTATTATTCTTCTACCCGGCTATAATACCTTTACAGTTAGATTGGCTGGCTTTAATAATAATACTAATATTATCTTTGGTGATAAGATTTCTCACAGTCACGATTCCTAGAGCTGTATTCGCTAGAGTTAAAATCACGCAGGCGCTAAAATTATATTGGCTTATATCAGGGATACTTTTAACAGCTTCGATTATTCTATTAGGGTTAGGGGTTTAATATGAAGTTTATTAAAGCCGGTCGAATAATAACTGAGGCTTTAAAATCACTTTTTAAGAAGCCTTTCACCGTTAAATACTCCAGTGAAAGAAAAATATTTGTACCGGTACCGGACCGTTTTAGAGGCAGATTAATATACGATTACGATAATTGCATCGGCTGCACCCTATGCATTAAAGTCTGCCCTGCGGGAGCGATTCTAGCGACACCTGAGCGGAAAGTAAACTTTTATATGGATAGATGCATATTCTGTGGAGAGTGCGCTGAAACATGCCCTGTTAAAGTAATATCTTTCTCAAAAGACTTTGAACTCGCATACGATGATAAAGAGAAGCTTATAGTCAGAAAAAGGTAGGTGGTATTGTAAATGTCAGGTTCAAAAGAGAAAGTTATATTAAGTTTACGTAACGTGGTGTTTACAAGCGATGAAAAAAAGTCTCTTGAAGAGTTTTTAACTGAAAAATACGGTTTTAAGAAAAGAGAGGAGGCGATAAGCGATTTAACAGGTTTAGAGAGCGAGTTCGAGCCACCCGCCCAGTTTAAAAATTTGAAGATCCTGGAGAAGGGGCGGAGGAAAACAAGCTGCACGATTTTATTAACCGGCCAGTATCTTGAAGAAAATTTAACCGTATATTTTCTAGGAGAAGTTATGAGAGAAAAATATACGGTTCAAATAAGCGAAACAGAGAAGAAAACCATCCACATAAATGAATACCAGATGATTAGAATAGAAGGCTTCAGCGGTAAAGCTGTTCAGGAATTCACAGAGCATCTAAGAGTTCAATTAGGTTTATCATGGGAGTCTATGGATTGGAGCTTCCACAAGGAAGCTGAATAAATAAAAGAGGAGGGTGTTTACTCGACTTCAACTTTAAAGCTTTTCTTCTCCTCTTTCTTAGGTAGGCGAACCTCTAAGACACCGTTTTTATATGAGGCTTTAGCTTTCTCAGCGTCGACGCTCACAGGCAGCGGTATCTTCCTGTAAAACTTTCTGTAAACTCTCTCCCTTCTAATATAGCCTTTCTCCTCCTCTTTCTCCTCTCTCTTCACCTCAGAGGAGATTTCAATAGAGTCCTCTGAAACCTTTAACTGAATATCGTCTTTGCTTAAACCAGGCATATCAGATGTTATTATAAGCTCGGTATCTGTCTCCATAATATCCACGTCAGGGGTTTTAACCTCAAGTTCCCCGCCTTTCTCACCCGGTAGAGCTGGAATAGGCTCCTCCCATATCCTGGACATCATTTCATCCATTCTCTCCCACATACGCCTTATCTCGTCGAAGAAAGATCTTCTCCTAGACATACCATCCCTCCATATTAAACTATAATTAAAATAAAGTTTCATAGGAATATTAACTGAATTAAAATATAAAGATAATCCGAACTATTCTTCTACGATACGCGTACCGTAAGGCGTGTCAACTAATATGATGCCCTCAGAGCGAAGCTTATCACGGATACTGTCAGCTTTAACCCAGTCTTTAGATTTTCTCGCATCCTCTCTTTCGCGTATTAAATCTATTATTCTCTGGTTTAAAACATGCTTTAAACCATGGTATTCTAATCCTAGCACTTCAGATAACTCTACCAGTAATTTAAACCCCTGTTCTAAATTGTTTAAATCATTGTCTGCAACGTATTTATTAACTTCCACAGCTAGTTTATGAAGTACATGGAGAGCTAGGGGCGTGTTTAAATCATCATCCATACTAGCTATGAAGCTCTCTTTTAAATCGGATAGGGTTTGATTACCGTCAACTCCCCCTGTTTCTTTTTTAAAAACGGTTAGCAGGTGTAAAGCTCTATCATAGGCTTCTATCAACTTCTTATAACCGTGTTCAGCGTTTCTAATACTGTTAATTGTAAAATTCAGTTTCCGCCTGTAGTGAGTGGATATTAACATGTATCTTATGACTTGAGGTTTATATTTTTCTAGTAAATCGTTTAAAGTATAATAGTTGCCAGCTGATTTACTCATTTTCTCACCGTTTACAAGTAAATGTTCGGAGTGAACCCAGTAACGGACAGCTCTTTTACCTAAAAAAGCTTCAGACAACGCGATCTCGTTTTCATGATGAGGAAATATTAAATCCACGCCGCCTGTGTGAATATCTATTAACCCATCTAAGTACTTCATAGACATAACGGCGCATTCTATATGCCAGCCAGGTCTCACAGGCCCCCACTCACTTAAATAGTATATGCCTCTCCTGATTTCCTCAGAGGTTGAGGCTTTAAGCAACGCGAAATCGCGCGGGTCATCCTTACCGTATTCATCAGCTTCGACAGTTGAATATTTTCCAGTATCCTCTAATTTTATTTTAGATAGTTTACCGTATTCTTTAAACCGGGAGATATCATAGTATACGCTACCAGACTTATAATACGCATAACCTTTATTCAATAAATGCTTAGTCAACTTCACCATGTCTTCAATATTTTCAGTCGCGCGAGGATAAATGTCAGCAAGCTTAATATTCAATGTTTCTAATCCGTTAAAAAATACTTTAATATATTTATCAGTGAACTCTTTAAGTGAAACACCCTCCCTCCCAGACTCTCTTATAGTCTTATCATCTATATCAGTTATATTCATAACATGTTTAATCTTGTAGCCTTTAAATTCCAAGTATCTTTTAAGAATATCAACCACTATAAAACTCCTATAGTTTCCTATATGCGGCGGAGCGTAGACTGTTGGGCCGCATGAATATATTTTAACAATATCACTGCTAGGCTTGAAAACTTCTTTTCGACCTGTTAAAGTATTATATAATTTTAAAACCATTTTCTACACCTTGAAGCCGAGGAAGGGAGTTGAACCCTTATAGATCCGCTTTGCAGGCGGACGCATAACCGTTCTGCCACCTCGGCTTAAAATGTTTAAACTTGAAAGTTATAAAGCTCTGTTGAAAGATATCTTTCACCGGTATCCGGTAGTATTACAACAACGTTATCGTTAACTTGCAGCTCTGAAGCTACTTGAATCGCAGCCCAAAGCGCGGCGCCTGATGAAATCCCTGCGAAAATACCTTCAAGTCTAGCCAGCTCTCTGGCTGTGTTCAAAGCATCTTTGTATTCGACTTTGATTATGCGATCAATAACTTTTAAATTCAATATTTCCGGGATGAATCCTGCTCCTATTCCCTGAATCTTATGCGAACCTGGTTTACCGCCTGAAAGAACAGGGGAATCGCTTGGTTCAACAGCGACTATTAAAACTTTGGAGCCTAACCTATCTTTTAAAACTTCACCGACCCCCGTTATAGTGCCCCCGGTTCCCACACCAGCTACAAAGGCTTTAACATCCCCGCCTGTGTCTTGTAAGATTTCAATAGCGGTTGTTCGCCTGTGAATTTCAGGGTTGGCGGGGTTTTTAAACTGTTGAGGTATGAAAGCATTTTTAATTTGAGTGGCTAACTCTTCCGCTTTTTCAACAGCGCCTCTCATGCCTTTCTCAGCGGGTGTTAAAATAATTTTCGCACCGTACGCTGTTAAAATCTTTCGCCTCTCTATACTCATGCTCTCAGGCATTGTAAGTATAAGCTGATATCCTTTAGCTGCAGCCACCATGGCTAAAGCGATACCTGTGTTACCGGAGGTCGGCTCTATTATTGTATCACCTGGTTTTATTAAACCAGCTTTTTCAGCTGCATCTATCATTGAAAAACCGATTCGATCTTTTATACTTCCACCGGGGTTAAATGACTCTATTTTAGCCAGTATGTTAGCTCTCCTCTGGTTTCGAGCGATCTTATTCAATTTAATTAAAGGTGTTCTGCCTATAGTTTCAATTATGCTATTATATATTGTCATCTTCTTTCAGCCTCTTCACCTCGTATTCTAGGTGTTCAATTTTTTTCTCAATACTGCTTATAATCTGGGTTATAGGATCCGGGATTCTCTGATGGTTTAAGTCAACTTTTACTGTTTCAGCTTTATCTTTCCGCACGATTCGGCCTGGAACCCCTACAACCACGCTGTCAGCGGGGACATCACTTATCACCACCGAGTTGGCTCCGATTTTAACATTGTCGCCTATTCGAATCGGACCGAGAACTTTAGCTCCAGCTCCTATTACAACATTATTTCCTATTGTAGGATGCCTTTTACCAGGGTTTAAGCTGACGCCTCCAAGTGTTACGCCTTGATATATTGTGACATTATCCCCTACTTCCGCTGTCTCACCGATCACTACACCGGAACCGTGGTCTATGAAGAAGCTTTTGCCTATTTTAGCTCCAGGGTGAATGTCTATTCCAGTAATCTGGTAAGCTATATATGACAGGTATCTGGGAATGAAGGGTGCGCCTATTTCCCATAGAAAATGCGCTATTCTATATAGTAAGACTGCTTGGATCCCCGGATACGCGGTTAACACTTCAACTATGCTTCTAGCAGCAGGGTCTTTATTGAATGCCGCTGATATATCAGTTGGAAAATTTGTTAAAACATTATTAATTTCGGTTATAATATGGTCTGCATCTTCTGCTTTAAGTTGAAGGTTTAAGCCTAGCAAGCAGCGCTCGCATAGGTTAACATTATATTTTGCTGATAGGTTTTTCCCGCAGCCGATGCATGTGAGAGTGTTTTTCAAATTACCACCACTATAACATTGTTATAATATCTAATTGTAAATATAAATCTTACTAAAAACGATAATCTTTAGAATAATTTCAGCGGCAAACATTTTTTAATAATTTAACAGCTTCAGAGAATTTAATAGGCGGCGGGTTGAATCCTCTTATCTCCGCGAAAAGCCTTGTGACTGTAGGCGGTTTCAAACCGTGTTTATCTAGTAAATCTAAGTCTGTTAGAATCATTCTGCTGTTGCCTTCACCCACTATTCTACCGTCGTCTATGATATAGCAGCGGTCTAAGAGTTCAGCTGCGAAATCTATATCATGTGTTGCGATAATCATGGTTTTACCGCGTTCTCTAAGATTCGATATAATCTCGATAAGGTCGTCTACTCCACGTGGATCCAAATTAGATGTAGGCTCGTCTAAAACAAGTATATCAGGATCCATTACGAGAATTGAAGCTATTGAAAGCTTTTTCTTCTCACCGTAGCTTAAATGGAACGTGACATGTTTATTATAATCTTTTAATCCAACTGTTTCAAGGGCTGTTTTAACTCTTCTAAGAATTTCTTCACGCTCTAATCCTGTGTTGAGGAGGCCGTAAGCTACCTCTTCTTCAACCGTGTTTTTCAATATTTGATCGTTAGGGTCCTGGAATACTAAGCCGACTATCCGCCTTATTTTAAAAACATCGCTCTCATTTAACGTGTTAAACCCGTTTACTATTATAGATCCTTTTTGAGGTTTCAGTAAACCGTTTAAATGGAGTAGAAGCGTTGATTTACCGGCGCCGTTAGGGCCGATGACCCCTACGCACTCTCCTTTATAAACTTTCATGTTCACGTCGAATAATCCTTTATCTGTTTTAGGATACTTGAAGTAGAGATCGCTAACGGTTAATATCGGGTTCATGAATTCACCTTTCAATTAAACTGTTTAAATACTTGTTAAAAAAGTTAAGCCGGGTAATAGAACTCTATCTATTAATATAATAGTTGTGAAGAATATTGTTGAAAGAAGAAAGTATATTATGTCGCTTCTTCTAATTTTAAGCTGGTTAAGAGACCTGTAATCTCCGTTGAAGCCTCTGGCTAGCATAGCGTGATAAATATTGTTAGCTTTCAAATGGCTGCGGAGAAGTATGTTATAGGTTACAGGTATAACGGATTTAACGCGCTCCATGAATCCGGGTTTCCAGCTTCGTCTAGCTTCTTGAGCGCGGCTGACTCTTATAGCTTCATGGACGAGGACGAAGA comes from the Candidatus Odinarchaeum yellowstonii genome and includes:
- a CDS encoding NADH-quinone oxidoreductase subunit H; this encodes MSRIVELTNIIIVAAVIPLMLLISLLAEGVDRKIYARMQRRIGPPVIQPIYDIIKLAGKERIIPVTAKKAVFISTPYIAFLFSSTALAIPVATLILGVSIPGDLILLAYMTVTVALMFIVAGAVSGNPYSSIGMSRSIIMMLAYEIPVLASLIIVAVKAGLTLSLFNIITIQVEAGAPLAFIYPSIILTAAVFLFCMPAAAEAQPFDIPAAKTEIIHGVLTEYTGLYLALFKLAKANHIMFLNILTVLLFFYPAIIPLQLDWLALIIILILSLVIRFLTVTIPRAVFARVKITQALKLYWLISGILLTASIILLGLGV
- the cysS gene encoding cysteine--tRNA ligase is translated as MVLKLYNTLTGRKEVFKPSSDIVKIYSCGPTVYAPPHIGNYRSFIVVDILKRYLEFKGYKIKHVMNITDIDDKTIRESGREGVSLKEFTDKYIKVFFNGLETLNIKLADIYPRATENIEDMVKLTKHLLNKGYAYYKSGSVYYDISRFKEYGKLSKIKLEDTGKYSTVEADEYGKDDPRDFALLKASTSEEIRRGIYYLSEWGPVRPGWHIECAVMSMKYLDGLIDIHTGGVDLIFPHHENEIALSEAFLGKRAVRYWVHSEHLLVNGEKMSKSAGNYYTLNDLLEKYKPQVIRYMLISTHYRRKLNFTINSIRNAEHGYKKLIEAYDRALHLLTVFKKETGGVDGNQTLSDLKESFIASMDDDLNTPLALHVLHKLAVEVNKYVADNDLNNLEQGFKLLVELSEVLGLEYHGLKHVLNQRIIDLIREREDARKSKDWVKADSIRDKLRSEGIILVDTPYGTRIVEE
- a CDS encoding Hsp20/alpha crystallin family protein — protein: MSRRRSFFDEIRRMWERMDEMMSRIWEEPIPALPGEKGGELEVKTPDVDIMETDTELIITSDMPGLSKDDIQLKVSEDSIEISSEVKREEKEEEKGYIRRERVYRKFYRKIPLPVSVDAEKAKASYKNGVLEVRLPKKEEKKSFKVEVE
- a CDS encoding complex I subunit 5 family protein; protein product: MIEVLLVVCFFTPLIAAVIVTPLQSAWSKSYKVVLLAATFISLIVSILMIPSVILQSTIIQHPLLPMNVKPENMSILLSITIVAFLSSLYNFAAEKGGRLSPHVYSIFILLLLGVMLGLILFYDIVILYILVETTIGVTVILVTHTQGKFALQAAFKYLIITAISAILFLAGVIILFNLTGDFSIYSLYDKAAALQANPKLSTLAVALIVAGLGADIGIVPFHGWLPDAVPASPDTVNSYVSVEGVPLFYALYKIAEPVYLAYSTPYMIGLLISVGVASILLGNLTAYRQKDYMRMIAYSCIDIYGHTALILGLFSPAAYTAGFFYLINASIIKMCLFQNLGVVTRLSNTTNMDQLSGLARRLKKTSYIYLAGLISITGIPPFAGFYGKFLVYNTLYSFIAYSNIILAAFTVAGLAAVSLVTLAYYVNSYHRIFLGALEKPVLNVSEPHILMWLPAAIGVALSLIIGLQPQILLAGLT
- a CDS encoding 4Fe-4S binding protein, coding for MKFIKAGRIITEALKSLFKKPFTVKYSSERKIFVPVPDRFRGRLIYDYDNCIGCTLCIKVCPAGAILATPERKVNFYMDRCIFCGECAETCPVKVISFSKDFELAYDDKEKLIVRKR
- a CDS encoding nickel-dependent hydrogenase large subunit yields the protein MEKKTFEYEYSRLILPVGPVHPALKEPVNLNVTVVNEQIVDVNLKFNYIYRGIEYLAERRNIAQTIYLVERICGLCSQAHTLTFIQAVEEIAGIQPPMRAELIRVICAELERIHSHMLLIGVVAYDIGLDTLFMYAFKSRETVMDLLEMISGKRVHHDLNTIGGVRFDIDKPLSERIVKGLNTIEENNKYISNILADATVENRLKGVGVLSKRVAEELSVVGPTARGSGIRRDVRFNRPYSAYRDFKNSFKMIVLDGCDSLSRVMIRVLEIFESINLIKTLLDQLPEGHIRVEDKILKIIKKIPEGEAFSIIEAPRGQLSHYVKTNGKEGLKRLSVRTPTIPNILAVKSMLMHREIADIPVVFSSIDPCISCANRVTVTDSATNQTRIVDLNKLRGV
- a CDS encoding DUF72 domain-containing protein; this encodes MEVFVGTSGWAYPWNKGGLDWYIRESGFNAVELNMSFYRLPFENMIRSWSVKGGKLRWIIKVNRMITHVYKFGGDSLEFWQRFTEIFKPLDSLIDFYLFQLPPSITPASLNLVEEFFKNTGLTTRIALEARNVEWFSDEYLDWAERLGVVFVSVDSPKLPLNVYKVNDIVYVRMHGRSAWYKHYYSEDELREVASKIMDLNPRRVYVFFNNDQGMLENGRRMMQLLK
- the cysE gene encoding serine O-acetyltransferase yields the protein MNNVLTNFPTDISAAFNKDPAARSIVEVLTAYPGIQAVLLYRIAHFLWEIGAPFIPRYLSYIAYQITGIDIHPGAKIGKSFFIDHGSGVVIGETAEVGDNVTIYQGVTLGGVSLNPGKRHPTIGNNVVIGAGAKVLGPIRIGDNVKIGANSVVISDVPADSVVVGVPGRIVRKDKAETVKVDLNHQRIPDPITQIISSIEKKIEHLEYEVKRLKEDDNI
- the cysK gene encoding cysteine synthase A — encoded protein: MTIYNSIIETIGRTPLIKLNKIARNQRRANILAKIESFNPGGSIKDRIGFSMIDAAEKAGLIKPGDTIIEPTSGNTGIALAMVAAAKGYQLILTMPESMSIERRKILTAYGAKIILTPAEKGMRGAVEKAEELATQIKNAFIPQQFKNPANPEIHRRTTAIEILQDTGGDVKAFVAGVGTGGTITGVGEVLKDRLGSKVLIVAVEPSDSPVLSGGKPGSHKIQGIGAGFIPEILNLKVIDRIIKVEYKDALNTARELARLEGIFAGISSGAALWAAIQVASELQVNDNVVVILPDTGERYLSTELYNFQV
- a CDS encoding NADH-quinone oxidoreductase subunit B family protein gives rise to the protein MNITGKARAKSPWLFHLNTGSCNGCDIEILAALTPRYDVERLGCVLVGSIRHADILLVTGPVTSQMHERVKRIYEQMPEPKAVVVVGSCALSGGVYTGSPSVEGPVDKFIPVDAYVAGCPPRPEAIVKGILEALRKFR